CAGTTGGAACTCTCTTAGAAGCTGTTAAGGTATCGGAATATGTCTGTTAAACATGTTACCAAAATCAATTTGGTCTAACATTGTAAGGCCTCATTAGATCAGACAATAAAATGATTGTGTAAAACAAATGTCTCTAACCTTGATTGGTTCACATGTTCAGGTAATCAAGCCTACAGTTTTGATTGGATCATCAGGAGTTGGAAAAACATTCACAAAGGAAGTCATTGAAGCTGTGTCTTCAATCAATGAAGTAAACTCTTTTTTTCCCTCCTTCTCTTGTACTTGTTTACATAGATATACAATCTTATTTATCAATTGAGTCTCTATCATGCTTGGCCTGCAGAAACCTCTTGTTATGGCCCTCTCGAATCCAACTTCGCAATCCGAGTGCACAGCCGAAGAGGCTTACCAATGGAGTGAGGTAAAAACAAAATGATTGATAACCACATCTATCCGTTTCTTATGTGGTTGAAACTTGAAAGCCCTTTGCTTCAATGTCTAGTCTTAATTCTTTGATTCGTCTTCTACACAGGGCCGTGCGATTTTTGCTAGTGGGAGTCCATTTGATCCTTTTGAGTACGAAGGAAAAGTTTACTACTCCGGCCAGGTGTTGAATTGGTGAAAACTCACGTGTAGTTGTCTTCACGTGAAGTTGTTAGTTGAGAATGgtcaaataatttaatatatttgtcTAAATTCTCATCTAACAGTTTTGAACTATCAATTTCATATGAAAACGGCTGCATCTAAGTCCTCACCTTTGaattttgtaatcctcttcctcttggttAAACAACACAACATAACACAACATCATATCTGATTCAATTCTTGGGTTTTGTCAAATTAGGCGAACAATGCTTACATCTTCCCTGGCTTTGGTTTGGGGTTGGTGATCTCCGGAGCGATCCGAGTACATGATGATATGCTTCTGGCAGCATGTAAGTAGTAGTCACGTTGAAAAGAATGAATGGTTAAGGATCAAATCATGTGAAATAATTTGATGATGAATGATTTACATTCTTGTGTTCAGCGGAAGCGTTGGCTAAACTAGTGGCAGAGGAGGACTACAAGAAGGGTTTGATTTACCCGCCATTTTCTAACATAAGAACAATTTCGGCTAATATAGCTGCAAATGTTGCTGCCAAGGCATATGAACTAGGTATgccttcaaaaaaaaaagaacactCTTATTATTCATGCATCATTTCACTTCAATATCTAATTAAATGTAAACCGAGTTAACCAAAAATCGATCACTTACTTGAAAATAGGTGAACCAATTGAATCAACAAACTATGATATGACAGAAAAATCAGTTATctatatagaatatatattgAAGTACAATTAAacaatatatgtatttatacataaatacataatgACTGATTTTTGATATacacaatatttttattaaatcaatatttttttttaggaaaagttagttttaaaaataaatgaattgtTTAAAAAGAATACTTTAGTTAAATTTGTAGACTTCTGATAAATTCACCAATTCAAATACCGATTTGGTTTTcagaattttattaattattaataagtCGTTGTTTTAATAGGGTTGGCAACACGCCTTCCTCGTCCTGAGAATCTTGTGAAGTATGCAGAGAGCTGCATGTATACCCCAACATACCGCAACTACAGGTGATCATGGCCCAAGTTACTATATATTGACCTTGGTGGTAAGaatcacaaatattaattaattaataaacataatatgTCTGGCTATATGTGTTGTTTGATGTAGCTTAAGCAAGAGTAAGGGTTTGTATGGTTTTAGCATGAAGTCATGAACAAATAAGTGCCTTGTATTCTTGGTTACACATCCTTGTTTCATCTCATGTAATGTAATGTCAATGCAAATtgcaaaatatataatatataaatcttGTGCTTATGCAAGAATTTTTCCATTGATTTATGATAATACATTCAATCTCTATAAAACGTTagaagtatgattttggttttaaGATATATGCTATTTTTGTCTCCAACCTTTTTTTTCATACAATACAAAATCATCATTGAATCAAATTCATTGATGGCCATAAATTTCATCAAAGATGGCTCACCTCTCCACCATCCGTGTGCTACTCTCCTTGAAGATATTTATAATATGGTAAATTGTATCCATCTGGTTCATTGGAAATTTGGAACCATACTTTTTCGAGAAGCTAATTCTAGCAAAGAAAGGTCATGATTTACCTTTTGACCTCCATACTTTCGAGTTGCTCCCCTCATACATCTTACAAACTTTGTCTTTTGATAGTTTTGGTTCCTTTAGATTAAGAGGATGTAGTTAGTACTACtattttttttgtatgttttgtttttctttcttttcttggcAACAAAATTGTCATTTTTacttaaatactaaaattttagacCAAATTACCtgtaataaaaattataaaataaaaataagaagagagCGTTTTTGTTCTtgcaaagcaagaaaaaggaaaaaagaagatggaaaaagaaaaaagaataaaaagctgTCAACAATCCAACTCTATCTCCGTTTTTGTCGCTACTTCCGTATGATTTTGGTCCATAAAgtaaggacgattttaaaacaagTTAAATCTTATGGAcgattttgtatgcaaaaaggttaaaaataaaaagtattttcgTCCTATACGTTAGaaaccaaaatcgtacttaatcgaaaccaaaatcgtacttaatcCCAAATGTTATTAGAATGGTTATGTTGCCAACTTGCCATGTTGGGCATCCAGCTTCTATAACAACTTGTTATCACTCGTCCACATCACCTAGCTATACTCAATAGGCTTGTGAATATTTTAGAACACAGGGAGCTAACTTTTTTCCCATCAATATcaattactttttttaaaattatctatttttatactaaattctaatttttaaatcttaaaattttaattctaaattttaaattcttaaaaatgaacatttttacaatttttaaaaataaattaatattaactaattaaaaattagtttttctataattatttatatttttatgataaatctaTCTTGAgcttttattctaaaaataataaataaaaatgaacatAATATTGCTACTAAATCAATAtatttccttttcttctttttttcccaCTAGTGCTTTAACATTCAATAGAGGTGGAGTATTGTTACTTAGAATATAGACCCACTAAATAGAGAAACACTTTGAGGGAaaagaataacaaaaaaaaaaatactttgttgaataacttgaattctatatTCTCACGTCATTTGACTACTACCACATCATAAAGCTAAAAGAATAGTGTTGAATGAAACACAAGAACACAAAGTAATCACAAATAAAGCCTACCATTGTATACCGAAAATAATTATCTAAtgataaatgaaaaatatagaAGATAAATTTCACTTGCAAGTCCTACATTAGAAATTGAATGTGCTAAAAGTTTGAAAAGCACAATGGAAGTGGAAGCAAATCCTACTATCCTTCCTCCTATAATTCCTAAATTTGAGCTTGaaccaaacaaaaaaataaaataaaatacaactGTTAATTTCATATATATGTTTCTTTTTCCCCTTTAGCTTTAGTAAACATCAAACCAACTACCTACCATGTAAAAACTAAATCTATACATATAAGGTAGCTAATGCACTATGCTTGTAGGTTAACAAAACAGCAATTTCCATTCTCTTTAGGATTCATACCTCCAAAAGATTTGATACTTAAGATTTTAAGCTTACATTGAAATGTCCAATTCTGCATGAGTAGTACTGTTCTTGGGTCCAAAGGATTTTAGTATTGAAGATTTTGCTGTTTCTTGTAAATAGTAAGATTGGCGTGAGTATCGTTGTATCGTTGGCTCAGGTAGTCCTGGCATAGGATAGGAGGAAACCTgtaacaagagagaaaagaatGAAGGGATGTATGacatttatgatttatttagGTAGCATTTGGTTCATATGATCATATCCTAAGTTTCTAAGAAAACAATGTTAGTGTCAAGTTAAATGGCATTTTTCACTCACTTGGCAGGATTTGTGGCAGATTTGCATGTTGGCAAGCATTCCACTAGACATTCATGACTAGGCTCCAAAAAGAATGGAATCTGTAAACAAAAACAACATTGGCGTAAGCAAATTGGAAATGATTCATAACGATTTATATAGTCGCCATTAAAAAATGAGAGGAAATGCAAAATAAAGAAGTTGAACAAGAACAAAGAGCTGAGGCTTACAGAATATCTCTCTTTACCATTTCCCAGAACTCTGTGCAGTGTAGACCTGATCAAGAAAATGCAAAGCAACTTGTTGAATATATGATGTCGaaaattcaactaaaaaatGACATACTACAAAGATACACCGAGGCCAAAATCACTTTATTTGCTTAGTTGTGGTTTAAAGTCCCTTAAGTGCACATAAAAAGTACTAATCAAGTTCTTAAGCATGTGATCTCTGCTTCAATTTAAGCTTGTGAATTTCATTCTAGCAGCTATAGAAGACACAGGATGTCACATAAGGTTTCAAAATTCTTGTACCCTTGTGTATATACTAGTGATCAACCATCGGCAAACGCAATTTCAATCGTTTTAAGTGAATAAGGTGAATGAAATAAGTTTGCAGGCAGAATTAATATGCATTGCATCGAGTTCAAAAATGCTAAAGTTTCTTACTTGAAAACACAGTTGCTCCAGCGCTCCAGCATGTCACCGATATTCACTATGAATGCTCTGCAACAAAAACAAGCAGAAAAATAATGTAAATAGTTCATGAGAAGGGCATGCAAAAAATCATCATGTTTTAACACATTGCAGATCTTCATGCCTTTTCAGCCAATGATGTTTTGTGTTTGATAACATGCAgctcaaaatgaattttaaggTATACAAATATACTAGTTCTGGAAGATAATTACTATTTTGTTTTGGTTGAATTGTTTCATAATGCACAGATCATTCTTGTTCTTAACCTGTAAAAGCTAAAAGGGTGTAGAAACTAACCCCTTCATTGGCGGCACATCCTCCCATTTCTGAGGCTTAGCATCCCTATCTTTACATATCTGCAATAAAGAATATTTAAGTTCATTATTAAGTACCAAACATATATGGAACATCAAAAGAAACATCCGTTGCCTACTTACTTGAAGACCTGAGATCTCATCCGTCGCCAATAGTGTAATTAACCCATAATCAGTATGAGCTCCAGCTCCAAATAATCCTTTTGTGGGATCTGATATTCTACCTTTATTGAACAAGGAAGATCACAGCAACATGAGTAATTAAACAAAAGCAACATGAGTATAAGACAGAATAATAATGATTCAAAACCTTCATAGTGCAGCAAACGCAGAACTGCAATTGGCTCTCCGAGCATTTTCGGCTGATCAAAGAAATTGGCATCCAAACCAAGAGCAAGGGCAATTATCCTTGCAACTTTTTTTCCAACTTCTCTGCATTCCCCCAACAACATAAATTGGAGCAAAAGATGAAGAAGTTAATAGAAGAAGGCACTTTTTGTTATAAGGCAAACATATATTCCACATAAAAGTCACATGTTTCACCACAAAAATACAGAAAAGTTTGTAACAATGTAACATTAGGTAGCTCCATATGCAGcacaaataaacaaaagaaagtGGTATAATTGTATCTTAGTATAACTGAATAACTTCAATTGAAACTTACAATGCTTGTTCATGGTATTTTTCCATAGTCTCCCTCCATTTTGGCAGAATACCTGCATGacatcaaaaataattttttaaaaaagaagcAGCATATAAAAGCCAATGAAATGGACACTTTTGCTGGGTTTTAGTCTATTTGGTTTCTGTTTTTGTTTCCTATTTTCATTTCTGTTGTTTTCTCTTTACTGGAATGGAAATTGACAAAAAGATTTTACTTTATTAGCATAATAACATTTTCAGCTACTGATTTTTACCTGACGAAGGCCATCGATTTGGTCCATAGAAAGGTTTATGTGATTTTGGATCATCTTCAGCTACTTCAACTCCAATATAATATCCCTCTTTGTAATCTCCTACTTAATCCACCAGGAACATAAAACAAAGCATATCAAGCTTCAACACAAACAAGAACAACAATAATACTAACAAAACATAGTTGAAGAACAAGAGCCAAACATGCAACACAGAGgcatatataattatataccaTGAACTTGGTTTTCAGGATCAAGTAGTTCATCAAGAACAGGAGTATACCCCCTATGCTTCTCATTCCTGAGGAGCTTCATCTTCTCCTTATGTGGAAGAGAGAAGAATCTCTTGCTCTCTGCAAAAACCTCGTCCATGAATTCCTGGCTTATTCCATGATTCACAACGTAGAAGAAACCAGAATCCAAGCATGCCTATTATCAACAAACAAAATGGTTAAAGGGattgaaataaaagaaaatagaacctTGATGATCATGGAGGAAGAACCAAACCTGTTTGAGCGAATTAACGGATTGGTTTATGTCAGGGTTGGAGAGGTCGACACAACTGAGGGAAGAGGTGAGAGAATCTGCGTTAACCATGCTGGAACTTGGAACAAAGAAGACGTAGAAAAATGAAGGACAACCTCTAAGTTTTTGTTTTTCAATGGTTTTTGCTatgcagaaaaagaaaaaagtgaattgcactttgttttatatatattagcAGAAGACCACAATGTCCACAAACCGTTGCCACCACCACTCATCAGCAGCCAtagtttttttctttatttaattaaatatttttttattgcttATTTAGAAATTCACATCTCTTGGTTGGGAaattcttttagtttttttgGGTGGGGTGGTACAATTATTGTGTAATATTGCTACTTAAGCAAACTAATCCATGCATTTTtcgtaaaaaataattaatattagaTTTCAAGGTTCTCAAATAAGATTTAGACCAGAATCACAGAATCACGCATCACTTTTTACATTGCTATATCATCGTATCTAATCTAACTTATTTTGAGCATGTGTATattttttccccctttttttatttttggtgtttttttttttctaaaattaagaaTGAGACTCAAATTTACAATTTTTAAGTGAGTATGAGAAAATtatgttatttaaattatagTTTGTTGACAAATTACTATAAATGTGGTTTGAATATGCATCTTCTTTGTTACTGCATGCTTTTCTTACCAAAAAACTATATTCTTCATTTATCGTGTATTTATCAAATAAAAgtttaacatttttattaataataatcttATTATTAAACTCttctataaaaacttaataagtACAAGAAAGTGAAGAGAGGGACGAAACCTCCTTGCAAGTTGCAACAAGTACAAGCAAGACAAAATGTAGATGCTTCCGCGAACGATGGACAGATCAGAGTGGAGTGCTACGGGTAGGCATTTTCTGACTACAGAATCAAAATTAAACATGTCCAACACTAACATGGATGCT
The genomic region above belongs to Arachis stenosperma cultivar V10309 chromosome 5, arast.V10309.gnm1.PFL2, whole genome shotgun sequence and contains:
- the LOC130982360 gene encoding 2-oxoglutarate-Fe(II) type oxidoreductase hxnY-like isoform X3, with amino-acid sequence MRSIGGDYKEGYYIGVEVAEDDPKSHKPFYGPNRWPSSGILPKWRETMEKYHEQALEVGKKVARIIALALGLDANFFDQPKMLGEPIAVLRLLHYEGRISDPTKGLFGAGAHTDYGLITLLATDEISGLQICKDRDAKPQKWEDVPPMKGAFIVNIGDMLERWSNCVFKSTLHRVLGNGKERYSIPFFLEPSHECLVECLPTCKSATNPAKFPPILCQDYLSQRYNDTHANLTIYKKQQNLQY
- the LOC130982360 gene encoding 2-oxoglutarate-Fe(II) type oxidoreductase hxnY-like isoform X1, translating into MVNADSLTSSLSCVDLSNPDINQSVNSLKQACLDSGFFYVVNHGISQEFMDEVFAESKRFFSLPHKEKMKLLRNEKHRGYTPVLDELLDPENQVHVGDYKEGYYIGVEVAEDDPKSHKPFYGPNRWPSSGILPKWRETMEKYHEQALEVGKKVARIIALALGLDANFFDQPKMLGEPIAVLRLLHYEGRISDPTKGLFGAGAHTDYGLITLLATDEISGLQICKDRDAKPQKWEDVPPMKGAFIVNIGDMLERWSNCVFKSTLHRVLGNGKERYSIPFFLEPSHECLVECLPTCKSATNPAKFPPILCQDYLSQRYNDTHANLTIYKKQQNLQY
- the LOC130982360 gene encoding 2-oxoglutarate-Fe(II) type oxidoreductase hxnY-like isoform X2, with product MVNADSLTSSLSCVDLSNPDINQSVNSLKQACLDSGFFYVVNHGISQEFMDEVFAESKRFFSLPHKEKMKLLRNEKHRGYTPVLDELLDPENQVHGDYKEGYYIGVEVAEDDPKSHKPFYGPNRWPSSGILPKWRETMEKYHEQALEVGKKVARIIALALGLDANFFDQPKMLGEPIAVLRLLHYEGRISDPTKGLFGAGAHTDYGLITLLATDEISGLQICKDRDAKPQKWEDVPPMKGAFIVNIGDMLERWSNCVFKSTLHRVLGNGKERYSIPFFLEPSHECLVECLPTCKSATNPAKFPPILCQDYLSQRYNDTHANLTIYKKQQNLQY